The following are encoded in a window of Bacillus sp. SORGH_AS_0510 genomic DNA:
- a CDS encoding DUF1002 domain-containing protein, with amino-acid sequence MMKKFFILLLITLIFIQPIRSFADMVEGDMIVTLGENLTEDQKNKLLEEMNAPKDVQIVTVSNQEEHQYLGKYVAKSLIGTKAISSSAITIAPKGSGITVKTNNINWVTDEMYVNALITAGVKDANIYITAPISVSGTAALTGIIKAYEISADKAIPEDVKQAANQEMVETAKLGDSIGEKNAAALIAKVKEEIAKNKPQNDEELRKIIEQAAKDLNVSLTDEEMQRLMDLFNKLKDLNIDWNQVSDQLNKAKDRISKFLSSEEGQGFLEKIKQFFIWLIDAIKSIFS; translated from the coding sequence ATAATGAAAAAGTTTTTTATTTTATTACTGATAACGTTGATTTTCATTCAACCGATTAGAAGCTTTGCTGACATGGTTGAAGGCGATATGATTGTCACATTAGGTGAAAATCTCACAGAAGACCAGAAAAATAAACTTTTAGAGGAAATGAATGCCCCTAAGGATGTACAAATAGTCACTGTTTCCAATCAAGAGGAACATCAATATTTAGGAAAGTATGTAGCCAAGTCGCTTATTGGAACAAAAGCTATTTCATCCTCTGCTATCACCATTGCTCCAAAAGGTTCTGGTATTACAGTAAAGACGAATAATATCAATTGGGTAACTGATGAGATGTATGTTAATGCTCTAATTACCGCTGGTGTTAAGGATGCAAACATCTATATCACAGCACCTATTTCAGTTTCAGGAACTGCTGCCTTAACAGGAATTATAAAGGCTTATGAAATCTCAGCCGATAAAGCCATTCCAGAGGATGTAAAACAGGCAGCAAATCAGGAAATGGTTGAAACAGCAAAACTTGGAGATTCAATTGGCGAAAAAAATGCTGCTGCATTAATAGCAAAAGTAAAAGAGGAAATTGCCAAAAATAAACCACAAAATGACGAAGAATTACGTAAAATCATTGAACAGGCTGCCAAAGATTTAAACGTTAGTCTTACCGATGAGGAAATGCAGAGGTTAATGGACTTATTTAATAAGTTAAAAGATTTAAACATCGACTGGAACCAAGTGAGTGACCAGTTAAATAAGGCAAAAGATAGAATTTCTAAGTTTCTTTCTTCTGAAGAAGGACAAGGCTTTTTAGAAAAGATTAAGCAATTTTTCATTTGGCTGATTGATGCGATCAAATCCATCTTCTCGTAA
- a CDS encoding GNAT family N-acetyltransferase, with amino-acid sequence MLIRYKKTFEKIAMGLLSFMPNEKDLKKLQLTMKEYETEENWQLFLWKEEDIIGLLGVLYHNEENTIEIQHISVNPSHRYQGVGKRMVKSLREMYADKVIVPNENTAPFIEKCDVC; translated from the coding sequence ATGTTAATTCGGTATAAGAAAACATTCGAAAAAATTGCAATGGGATTACTGTCTTTTATGCCTAATGAAAAGGACTTAAAAAAGCTTCAGTTAACCATGAAGGAATATGAGACAGAAGAGAACTGGCAACTTTTCTTATGGAAAGAAGAAGATATTATTGGGCTGCTCGGGGTTCTATATCATAACGAAGAAAATACTATTGAGATTCAGCATATTTCTGTAAACCCATCCCACCGGTATCAAGGTGTCGGTAAAAGGATGGTCAAATCATTAAGAGAGATGTATGCAGATAAAGTCATTGTCCCAAATGAAAATACTGCTCCATTTATCGAAAAATGTGATGTATGTTAA
- a CDS encoding DUF309 domain-containing protein yields the protein MYPDEYIQFLAHFHGDRDYFECHEVLEEYWKKTAPRKKDSIWVGLILMAVSTYHHRLNNFNGAKRTLEKAITIFENQNETLKQLGLDPQPLLQILSERLALITSEQTYKSFQLPISDPLLLEQCIAICNQLNIRWGQDSDFANVTIIQRHKLRDRTDVIQERIQSLNIRRRSNE from the coding sequence TTGTATCCTGATGAATACATTCAATTTTTAGCCCACTTTCATGGTGATAGAGATTATTTCGAATGTCACGAAGTACTAGAAGAATATTGGAAAAAAACCGCCCCTAGAAAAAAAGATTCAATCTGGGTCGGTCTGATTCTAATGGCTGTTTCCACCTATCATCACCGTTTAAATAACTTTAATGGCGCAAAACGGACATTAGAAAAGGCAATAACCATATTTGAGAATCAAAACGAAACCTTAAAACAATTGGGCTTGGATCCACAGCCACTTCTTCAAATTTTATCTGAGCGGTTAGCCCTAATTACATCAGAACAAACTTACAAAAGTTTTCAATTACCAATTAGTGATCCCTTATTATTGGAACAGTGTATTGCAATCTGCAACCAATTAAATATACGATGGGGACAAGATAGTGATTTCGCCAATGTCACTATCATTCAACGGCACAAACTAAGAGATCGAACTGATGTGATCCAAGAACGAATTCAATCACTGAACATAAGAAGAAGAAGCAACGAATAA
- a CDS encoding YjcZ family sporulation protein produces the protein MSDGCFGNGFALIVVLFILLIIVGASWVY, from the coding sequence ATGTCTGATGGATGCTTTGGTAATGGTTTTGCATTAATCGTCGTTCTATTCATTTTGTTAATCATTGTTGGTGCTTCCTGGGTTTATTAA
- a CDS encoding segregation/condensation protein A, with translation MPYQVKIDAFEGPLDLLLHLINRLEIDIYDIPVAQITEQYLLYIQTMNELKLDVASEFLVMAATLLAIKSKMLLPKHEEVLVDEDTDMSYEEDPRDELVERLIEYRKYKEAAQDLKSMEEERGLMYTKPPSDLSDFAKEKPEKTEINVSLYDMLAALQKLLRRKKLQRPLATKITRQEISIETRMIEIMDELKQLRGRKNFNDLFPYPAKEHIVVTFLAVLELIKRKEIDVEQQENFGEIFVEAV, from the coding sequence ATGCCATACCAGGTGAAAATTGATGCATTTGAAGGGCCGTTAGATTTACTTCTCCATCTAATTAACCGGCTCGAAATCGATATATATGATATTCCAGTGGCTCAAATTACTGAGCAATACCTTTTGTATATTCAAACAATGAATGAGCTCAAATTGGATGTTGCCAGTGAGTTTTTAGTCATGGCTGCTACCTTACTTGCGATTAAGAGTAAGATGCTACTTCCAAAACATGAGGAAGTCCTAGTCGATGAGGACACGGACATGTCTTATGAGGAGGACCCCCGAGACGAACTTGTAGAACGTTTAATTGAGTATCGAAAATATAAAGAAGCAGCACAGGACCTTAAATCGATGGAGGAAGAACGGGGGCTTATGTATACAAAGCCGCCAAGTGATCTTTCTGATTTTGCAAAGGAAAAACCAGAAAAGACGGAAATAAATGTTTCTTTATATGATATGTTAGCTGCATTGCAAAAGTTGTTACGGAGAAAGAAGCTGCAAAGACCATTGGCAACTAAAATTACGCGGCAAGAAATTTCTATTGAGACACGAATGATAGAGATTATGGATGAATTAAAACAACTTAGAGGGAGAAAGAATTTTAATGATTTATTCCCATATCCAGCCAAAGAACATATCGTAGTAACCTTTTTAGCCGTTTTAGAGCTTATAAAAAGAAAAGAGATTGACGTGGAACAACAAGAAAACTTTGGTGAAATCTTTGTTGAAGCCGTGTAG
- the scpB gene encoding SMC-Scp complex subunit ScpB, with protein sequence MDIINWTSILESLLFAAGDEGLSLKQLAEVLDVDELKANEVIEDLRKEYEQNGNRGIMIVQLAGTYQLATKKENATYLKKLVDSPHTSTLSQAALETLAIVAYKQPITRAEIEEIRGVKTERPLHTLMSKVLIKEVGRAEGAGRAYLYGTTKEFLDYFGLKSLDELPQLPEKVEDEYIQEEADLFFEKFQETINS encoded by the coding sequence GTGGATATTATAAATTGGACAAGCATATTGGAAAGTCTTTTATTTGCTGCAGGTGATGAAGGACTATCATTAAAACAACTGGCAGAAGTATTAGATGTGGATGAATTGAAAGCAAATGAGGTTATTGAGGATCTAAGAAAAGAGTATGAACAAAACGGAAATAGAGGCATTATGATTGTACAGTTGGCGGGCACATACCAGCTGGCTACAAAAAAAGAGAACGCTACTTACTTAAAAAAGCTGGTTGATTCTCCACACACCTCTACTTTATCACAGGCAGCATTAGAAACCTTAGCCATTGTTGCTTATAAACAGCCAATTACTCGTGCGGAAATTGAAGAAATTCGTGGGGTTAAAACGGAAAGACCATTGCATACATTGATGTCAAAGGTCTTGATTAAAGAGGTAGGCAGGGCAGAAGGTGCTGGAAGAGCGTATTTATATGGTACCACAAAGGAATTCCTTGATTACTTTGGTCTTAAAAGTCTAGATGAACTGCCACAGCTCCCAGAAAAAGTGGAGGATGAATATATCCAAGAAGAAGCGGATTTATTTTTTGAGAAATTTCAAGAAACGATTAACTCTTAA
- a CDS encoding YpuI family protein: MGNSLVKSQLNDVKEFLSNSISILEDFLNETTISQMNLNNEEERKYNKLIFSNLRKLLVYSEESLETCSIILQNDPFQKAAAEKTLYKIYHQCIEEFFSPKNDAWYEDSRSAYTGRNSIKFYRTVSDTVVQLVKSLEGDFQRVREELEYYETDYRTKMIQSK; encoded by the coding sequence ATGGGGAACTCGTTGGTAAAATCGCAACTTAATGATGTGAAAGAATTTTTAAGTAATTCCATTTCAATATTAGAAGATTTTTTAAATGAAACTACCATCTCACAAATGAATTTAAATAATGAAGAAGAGCGAAAGTATAATAAATTAATTTTTTCTAATTTGAGAAAGTTACTTGTTTATAGTGAAGAAAGCTTAGAAACATGTTCTATCATTCTACAAAACGACCCTTTTCAAAAAGCGGCAGCAGAAAAAACACTTTATAAAATCTATCATCAATGCATCGAGGAGTTTTTCTCGCCGAAGAATGATGCGTGGTATGAAGATAGCAGATCAGCCTATACGGGCAGAAATTCAATAAAATTTTACCGTACAGTGTCTGATACGGTCGTACAGCTTGTCAAAAGTTTAGAAGGTGACTTCCAGCGCGTAAGAGAAGAACTTGAATACTATGAAACAGATTACCGTACAAAGATGATTCAATCAAAATAA
- a CDS encoding superoxide dismutase — protein sequence MNRFSQYVSELFKWNEQMKQFLQSEKVEQDSELWEQLDTFSELIESTNRELSNEELLGLQTKAEHIHNEMEAYFKRKQEVGNIWIVEKKLAPGGHSLPDLPYAYDALEPYISEEIMKLHHDKHHRSYVDGLNRAELNLKKARETNDFSLIKHWSRELAFHGSGHYLHTIFWKNMSPNGGGSPQGILMEEIVSYFGSFAAFKKQFTEAAKQVEGVGWALLVWAPRARHLEILQSERHMLLTQWDTIPLLVLDVWEHSYYLQYKNNRADYVEHWWNIVNWHDVEIRFEKAADIKWPAF from the coding sequence GTGAATCGTTTTAGTCAATATGTCAGCGAATTGTTTAAGTGGAACGAACAGATGAAACAATTTCTTCAATCCGAAAAGGTAGAGCAAGACTCTGAATTATGGGAACAACTTGATACATTTTCTGAATTGATTGAGAGTACTAATCGAGAGTTGTCAAATGAGGAGCTGTTAGGTCTCCAAACGAAAGCAGAACACATTCATAATGAGATGGAAGCTTATTTTAAGAGAAAACAGGAAGTTGGTAACATTTGGATAGTTGAAAAGAAACTTGCACCTGGTGGTCATTCGCTCCCTGACCTACCATATGCTTACGATGCTTTAGAACCCTATATTTCAGAGGAGATAATGAAACTTCACCATGATAAGCACCATCGTTCATATGTCGATGGTTTAAATCGAGCGGAACTTAATCTAAAAAAAGCCAGAGAAACGAATGATTTTTCATTAATAAAGCATTGGTCAAGAGAGTTGGCCTTTCATGGTTCTGGCCACTACCTTCACACGATTTTTTGGAAGAATATGAGTCCGAATGGTGGAGGTAGTCCCCAAGGAATACTAATGGAGGAAATTGTAAGCTATTTTGGTAGTTTTGCTGCTTTTAAAAAACAGTTCACTGAAGCTGCAAAACAAGTAGAGGGAGTGGGCTGGGCCTTATTAGTTTGGGCACCACGAGCAAGACATTTGGAAATACTACAATCAGAAAGACATATGCTGTTAACCCAATGGGATACCATTCCACTATTGGTATTAGACGTATGGGAACATTCGTATTATCTCCAGTATAAAAATAACAGAGCCGATTACGTAGAACACTGGTGGAATATTGTGAATTGGCATGACGTAGAGATTCGATTTGAAAAAGCAGCTGATATTAAATGGCCTGCATTCTAA
- a CDS encoding D-alanyl-D-alanine carboxypeptidase family protein, with translation MRMILKLVIFTLLVTLFITNIPQKVDASVSVSAASAVLIEQNTGRILFQKDAHTKRRIASITKIMTAILAIESGKMNQYVKVSEKATRAEGSSVYLKPGEKIKLSDLVYGLMLRSGNDTAVAIAEYVGGSVDGFAYLMNQKAREIGMYDTHFSNPHGLDDHEEHYSSAYDMAILMRYAMQNKTFKKISGTKVHRAPNPTEKWDRVWKNKNRLLSKYEYCTGGKTGYTKRAKRTLVTTATKGDMNLIAVTLNGPDDWNDHISMYENGFKGFDMAEVISKGKIDIEKSKSYKGKLYVKKSIVYPATSEEMKLFSVKYKLNKTGSGIKTKNKEVIVGKAAVYLDGKVVQETPIYYQNSIKKKKGLFDFIKEIFLTIIGVKAYG, from the coding sequence ATGAGAATGATATTAAAGCTAGTAATTTTTACCCTCTTGGTCACACTGTTCATTACAAACATTCCTCAGAAGGTGGATGCTTCCGTTTCCGTAAGTGCCGCAAGTGCTGTGCTAATTGAACAGAATACGGGTCGAATCCTATTCCAGAAAGATGCACACACAAAAAGAAGAATTGCAAGTATCACCAAAATTATGACCGCTATTCTCGCGATTGAATCTGGTAAGATGAATCAATACGTCAAAGTGAGTGAAAAAGCAACTCGGGCGGAGGGCTCATCCGTATATTTAAAACCTGGGGAGAAAATAAAACTAAGTGACTTAGTATATGGATTGATGCTTCGATCAGGGAACGACACAGCCGTAGCAATTGCGGAGTACGTTGGGGGCAGTGTAGATGGTTTTGCTTATTTGATGAATCAAAAGGCAAGGGAAATAGGGATGTATGATACTCATTTCTCAAACCCACATGGTCTCGATGACCATGAAGAGCATTATTCCTCTGCCTATGATATGGCCATTTTGATGCGATACGCCATGCAGAACAAAACGTTTAAAAAAATCTCAGGTACGAAGGTACATCGTGCCCCGAATCCAACTGAAAAGTGGGACAGAGTATGGAAGAATAAAAACCGCCTTCTTTCAAAATATGAATATTGTACCGGGGGAAAAACAGGATATACAAAAAGAGCAAAAAGAACACTTGTAACCACTGCGACCAAAGGGGATATGAACCTCATTGCTGTCACCTTAAATGGACCGGATGATTGGAATGATCACATTTCGATGTATGAGAATGGTTTTAAGGGATTTGATATGGCCGAAGTCATTTCAAAAGGAAAAATAGACATAGAAAAATCTAAATCATATAAAGGAAAACTGTACGTTAAGAAGTCCATAGTCTATCCGGCAACGAGCGAAGAAATGAAATTATTTTCTGTAAAATATAAGTTAAATAAGACCGGGAGTGGAATAAAAACAAAGAACAAGGAAGTAATAGTTGGAAAGGCTGCAGTCTATTTAGACGGGAAAGTGGTGCAAGAAACACCAATATATTATCAAAATTCTATTAAAAAGAAGAAAGGTTTATTTGATTTTATCAAGGAAATCTTTCTGACGATCATTGGTGTGAAGGCTTATGGTTAA
- a CDS encoding nucleoside recognition domain-containing protein codes for MVNYIWVFMTVIGIVFALFNGTMEAVNKAVFDGAKEAVTLCIGLISVLVFWLGMMRIAEESGLLERLSKFFRPIVKILFPEVPTNHPAMGYILSNMISNMFGLGNAATPLGIKAMEELKKLNGGKNSASRSMVTFLAINTASITIIPTTVIAIRINYHSVSPTEIVVPTIIATIISAIGAILIDRYFYYRRSRKG; via the coding sequence ATGGTTAATTATATTTGGGTGTTTATGACTGTTATTGGGATAGTATTTGCGTTATTTAATGGCACTATGGAGGCAGTCAATAAGGCTGTCTTTGATGGAGCAAAAGAGGCTGTAACTTTGTGTATTGGTCTTATCAGTGTCCTTGTATTCTGGCTGGGTATGATGCGAATTGCAGAAGAGTCTGGACTACTAGAACGCCTCTCAAAATTCTTTCGTCCGATTGTAAAAATTCTATTTCCAGAAGTACCTACAAATCACCCGGCAATGGGATATATATTATCAAATATGATCTCTAATATGTTTGGATTAGGTAATGCAGCTACTCCTCTAGGGATTAAGGCAATGGAAGAATTAAAGAAACTAAATGGCGGTAAAAATTCAGCGAGTAGGTCGATGGTTACCTTTTTAGCGATTAACACAGCTAGCATCACTATAATACCGACAACCGTTATCGCCATTCGCATTAACTATCATTCTGTGTCCCCTACAGAAATTGTAGTTCCAACTATCATTGCAACTATTATATCGGCTATTGGTGCAATCCTGATTGATCGTTACTTTTATTACCGTAGAAGCCGAAAAGGATGA
- a CDS encoding spore maturation protein — MQLISVISLTFIPLLIGFILIYGTMKRVPTYESFVEGGKEGIKIAFSIIPFLVGMLVAISIFRASGALDALMDWIRPFMKMMGIPAEIVPLLIIRPISGTAALGMTSDLIAVYGPDSFIGRLASILQGSTDTTFYVLTVYFGAVGIKKMGDALKVGLIADVFGIIVAIVVVAFVFGTK, encoded by the coding sequence ATGCAGCTAATCTCTGTTATTTCGTTAACATTTATTCCTTTACTTATCGGGTTTATCCTTATATATGGCACAATGAAACGTGTTCCAACTTATGAGAGTTTTGTTGAAGGGGGAAAAGAAGGGATAAAAATTGCCTTCTCCATCATTCCCTTTTTAGTTGGGATGCTTGTGGCAATTTCTATTTTTAGAGCTTCGGGTGCATTGGATGCATTAATGGATTGGATTCGACCATTCATGAAAATGATGGGGATACCAGCTGAAATTGTTCCGTTGCTTATTATTAGACCAATATCAGGAACAGCGGCACTTGGGATGACCAGTGACTTAATTGCAGTTTATGGGCCAGATTCGTTTATAGGCAGACTAGCCTCTATTTTGCAAGGAAGTACAGATACGACTTTCTACGTGTTAACTGTATACTTTGGTGCCGTTGGAATAAAAAAAATGGGGGACGCGTTAAAAGTTGGCCTCATTGCCGATGTATTTGGAATTATCGTAGCTATTGTGGTAGTTGCCTTTGTTTTCGGAACTAAATAG
- the rluB gene encoding 23S rRNA pseudouridine(2605) synthase RluB, translating to MERLQKVIARAGIASRRKSEELIKEGRVKVNGKVVTELGLKVSSSDRVEVNEIQIEKEEPVYFLLYKPRGVISSVSDDKGRKVVTDFFPMLKERIFPVGRLDYDTSGLLLITNDGEFSNLLTHPKNEIDKVYVAKVKGIPLRENLRKLEKGIQLEDGKTAPAKVKFLSGDKKKQTAIVEITIHEGRNRQVRRMFEAIGHEVLKLKRERYAFLTLHGLRAGDARELTPHEVKQLRAFAMDSSKKNS from the coding sequence ATGGAAAGATTACAAAAAGTTATTGCCCGTGCCGGCATAGCTTCAAGAAGAAAATCTGAAGAATTAATTAAAGAAGGCAGAGTAAAAGTAAATGGGAAGGTAGTAACTGAACTTGGCCTAAAGGTTTCTTCTTCTGATCGAGTAGAAGTAAATGAAATTCAAATTGAGAAAGAAGAACCGGTTTATTTCCTTTTATATAAACCAAGGGGAGTAATATCCAGTGTAAGTGATGATAAAGGTAGAAAAGTGGTCACCGATTTCTTCCCTATGCTAAAAGAAAGAATTTTTCCAGTAGGGCGTCTGGATTATGATACATCTGGACTTCTATTAATTACAAATGATGGAGAATTCTCCAATCTGCTCACCCATCCAAAAAATGAAATTGATAAGGTTTATGTAGCAAAAGTAAAGGGAATTCCTCTAAGAGAAAACCTAAGGAAATTGGAAAAAGGAATTCAATTGGAAGATGGGAAAACTGCACCAGCAAAAGTGAAATTTCTATCTGGTGACAAGAAAAAACAAACGGCTATTGTTGAGATTACGATTCATGAAGGACGGAACAGGCAGGTTAGACGAATGTTTGAAGCGATTGGCCATGAAGTATTAAAGCTAAAGCGCGAACGATATGCATTTTTAACATTACACGGATTAAGAGCTGGAGACGCAAGAGAATTAACTCCGCATGAGGTAAAGCAGTTAAGAGCATTTGCGATGGATTCATCTAAGAAAAATTCATAA
- the resA gene encoding thiol-disulfide oxidoreductase ResA: MKKRRLVMRSIILLVLGAAVAYSLYANLTKDNKQKVAVGDMAPDFALVDMQGNKHRLSEYRGQGVFLNFWGTWCPPCKKEMPYINNQYHQYKDQGVQVLTVDIQEPELAVQQFAERLKLDFPIMIDTDKEVMTTYGIDLLPATFLIDKNGKVVKYHTGELTEYKVKEFMEKIKP, encoded by the coding sequence ATGAAGAAACGGCGATTAGTGATGAGGTCCATAATTTTACTTGTACTAGGTGCTGCCGTTGCCTATTCACTGTATGCAAACTTAACCAAGGATAACAAACAGAAAGTGGCAGTTGGGGATATGGCTCCTGATTTTGCATTGGTAGACATGCAAGGAAATAAACACCGCTTATCTGAGTATCGAGGACAGGGAGTGTTTTTGAATTTCTGGGGAACATGGTGTCCACCATGTAAAAAGGAAATGCCATATATTAATAATCAATACCATCAATATAAGGACCAGGGTGTTCAGGTTTTGACTGTAGACATTCAAGAGCCGGAACTCGCTGTTCAACAATTTGCAGAGCGCCTTAAGCTTGATTTTCCAATTATGATTGACACAGATAAAGAAGTTATGACTACATACGGTATTGATCTACTGCCGGCAACCTTCCTGATTGATAAAAATGGCAAGGTAGTTAAGTACCATACTGGGGAACTGACTGAATATAAAGTTAAAGAGTTTATGGAGAAAATAAAACCTTAA
- a CDS encoding cytochrome c biogenesis protein ResB: MKDVKCECGHVNPHGTVLCEACGKVLNEQENDKQLLDMRYEGSARRSQTYNKTFIDKIWNFFSSVKVGVWLIIITLIASTLGTILPQKMYINLPPEVYYEQEYGWFGKLYYQLGFDDLYGSWWYLLLIAMIGISLVICSLDRVVPLYKALKAQRVTRHEGFLKRQRIFGVNQHSDPNDLSTIKKHLKDRRYQVREENGDLLAEKNRFSRWGPYINHIGLIIFLFGGMLRFIPGFYVNEDLWVREGETAVVPETNGQYFIKNNQFILEHYDKNKDKTFEKAINRAGEVVKNYQSNVVLYERVGKNLPGEKPELKKVEDYKIQVNKPLSYKGYSIFQSSFRSEMSAMSFSLINKKNNQSFGNLRVDLQDPKDKYDLGKGYSVEILNYFPDFEFDKNGEPTTKSRVPNNPAFVFRMITPDKPKGETSFIAIRQNIEPFGDNTYKIAFAGIETKNVSGFIVRKDSSLWAIILGGIIFMIGVIQGSYWNHRRIWVQHKNGQVWVAAHTNKNWYGLKKEIETILADTKLGIPEDQLQKENLDKEGV, encoded by the coding sequence ATGAAAGATGTTAAATGTGAATGCGGGCATGTGAATCCACATGGGACGGTGCTATGTGAAGCCTGTGGAAAAGTGCTGAATGAACAAGAAAATGACAAACAGCTACTTGACATGCGATATGAAGGAAGTGCACGCCGCTCACAAACATATAACAAAACCTTTATTGATAAAATTTGGAATTTCTTCTCATCTGTAAAGGTTGGCGTTTGGCTTATCATAATTACCTTGATTGCTTCCACACTTGGAACCATTCTACCGCAGAAAATGTATATTAATCTGCCGCCAGAAGTCTATTATGAACAGGAGTATGGCTGGTTTGGGAAGTTATATTACCAGTTAGGCTTCGATGACTTGTATGGTTCGTGGTGGTATCTACTATTAATAGCTATGATTGGAATCTCTCTTGTCATTTGTAGTCTTGATAGAGTTGTTCCATTATACAAAGCATTAAAAGCACAAAGAGTGACAAGACATGAAGGTTTTTTGAAGCGTCAGCGAATTTTTGGTGTGAACCAACATAGTGATCCAAACGATCTATCTACCATTAAAAAGCATCTAAAGGATAGACGCTACCAGGTTCGTGAAGAAAATGGAGATTTGTTAGCTGAAAAAAATCGTTTTTCACGATGGGGTCCATATATTAACCACATTGGGTTAATTATATTTTTGTTTGGTGGAATGCTGCGGTTTATTCCCGGTTTTTATGTGAATGAGGACCTTTGGGTTAGAGAAGGTGAAACCGCTGTAGTACCTGAAACAAATGGTCAATACTTTATTAAAAACAATCAATTCATTCTAGAACACTATGATAAAAATAAAGATAAAACGTTTGAAAAAGCCATAAATCGTGCCGGAGAAGTGGTGAAAAATTACCAATCAAACGTTGTGCTTTATGAACGGGTAGGAAAGAATCTACCAGGTGAGAAACCGGAGCTTAAGAAAGTTGAAGATTATAAAATACAAGTAAATAAACCTTTATCCTATAAGGGCTACTCCATTTTTCAGTCTTCGTTTCGCTCTGAAATGAGTGCAATGTCATTTTCCTTAATAAATAAAAAAAACAATCAATCGTTTGGTAATCTTAGAGTGGACCTCCAAGATCCCAAAGATAAATATGATTTAGGTAAGGGGTATTCGGTAGAAATTCTTAACTATTTTCCTGATTTTGAATTTGATAAAAATGGGGAGCCGACTACCAAATCACGAGTACCAAATAACCCTGCTTTCGTATTTCGTATGATCACTCCTGATAAACCAAAGGGAGAAACAAGTTTTATTGCCATAAGACAAAATATTGAACCATTTGGTGATAACACGTATAAGATTGCTTTTGCAGGCATAGAAACAAAAAATGTCTCAGGATTTATTGTTAGAAAAGATTCATCGTTATGGGCCATAATTTTAGGTGGAATTATTTTTATGATTGGTGTTATACAAGGATCCTACTGGAACCATCGTCGAATCTGGGTACAACATAAGAATGGACAGGTTTGGGTTGCCGCTCACACAAATAAAAATTGGTATGGGTTAAAGAAGGAAATAGAAACAATTTTAGCAGATACCAAACTCGGTATTCCAGAGGACCAACTTCAAAAGGAAAATCTAGATAAGGAGGGAGTCTAG